The Gossypium hirsutum isolate 1008001.06 chromosome D07, Gossypium_hirsutum_v2.1, whole genome shotgun sequence genome includes the window GCAACAAAAGTACTTTTAACTgaggaaaaagttaaaattttctattcattttgagtgatttgataaaagacgtaaattaaagaattaaaagagattgaaaatttagtgaaggataaattgattttttgttttgtaaatttagaaaattaaatgacaataaaagaataaattaaaattgaacgagtgagaataaatcaaatattcaaaaaaGTAATAATGTAAATACGGATTGTAAAAGTTTTCaaatttagggtgggtttggataggCGATTGGATACGGTGTgatgcgtttagcttactttttgtctcacgctacaatatcgttacagtatctaatattaccgccaccgctatttttacactaaccgcagataaacgcaccgcccatctaaACTCACTCTTCAACTTGTTGTCAACAAACGGCATATATGAACTAAGTACAAGATCTTTTCGCGGTggaattaaccatttttatttaacAGTAAATTGTTTGGATAACTAACAATGAAGGCcgttataaaacaaaatttataattttgggCAACTAATAATATGATTAAAATGCTTACAAAATAatagtttcatttaaaactagaaatATATAATAATGCATAAAGGAAACAAAAACAATGATGATAAGATATTATACGACAGAGACGAACCCAACAACCTTATACATGTGAAATAAAACGATTTTGTTAATGTTTTAGCACCAAAAAAAATACTGAAAATAACAGGAAAGAAGATGAAAGGGAGTGAGAATTGAGAAACCCAGTTGCACAACCTTCAATGGTTGCGAATGAAGCCATTTTTTTAATTACCCAGTTTCATACGTATATATATCttgcttttcattttcttttcttctttcactGTTACTCAACCAACTTcttttttttccccctttttttattGGCCCAGATCTCAGCTACCCATTCCTCATCTTCAGTTCCTAATGGCAGATCTTAAGTTTTCTTTCGCTGAAACTTTTCTTTGTAGTGCTTTTGCTGCTTGTTTTGCTGAGGTATTCATGATCCCTGGGTATTAATTTTACATtggcttctttcttttcttttttattttgtttgctatTTGTGATTATTTGCATCTTGATTGCTATTTTGGTGGGAGGAAGGttgactttttcttttcttttcttttcttttagtctGTAGGTATATGCATGTATCTGCTTTTTAACCCCTTTAGCTTTAGCTACTTGTTTCTGGGTATGTGATATTTTATCATTTCTTATACAATGTTAGAGttttgaatgaaatttaaaaGTTTTGGGCTTATGATAATTCATCAAGATTGGTGGGAATTAGGAGATCACGTGGTACTAGCTTAGCAAGATTTTAGATGCTTGCTCATTTTGTAAGGAATGTTTGCTTAATTGTtactaattcaattttaaatctcCATAGGTTGAGGATACAATTGGTAGGAATTTGTGTGCTGATTTATCCATGGATATATATAGTAAATCAGCTTTTGATACCCTTTTTTTTCCCAACAGTCATTGATTTATCAATGTCACAGGAAGCATTCCTTGGTAGTATCAGAACTTTTTATATGGAATACTTGTTGTCATATAATTGAGAGTGTAGCATCATAAATGCTTTGAGTATAAATTGAATTACTATTGTTCAATGTGCTGGTTCGCTTGGCATTTAGAGAGGCGTTTTCCATACTTCCTTTTGTTTCCTTTTATGCTTAATTGTCTTGTTTTACTTAAACATTGCGCTTATTGTTTTGCAGTTCTGTACCATTCCTTTGGACACTGCCAAAGTCAGACTCCAGCTCCAAAAGAAAGCAGTTGGTGACGAAgttaatttaccaaaatataggGGCTTGTTGGGTACTATGGCTACCATTGCTAAGGAAGAAAGATTATCAGCACTTTGGAAAGGAATAGTTGCTGGTTTACATCGCCAATGCATTTATGGAGGTCTAAGGATCGGGTTATATGAACCTGTAAGGCTATGATGTGGCTCAAATTAGCTTGTTTCTGATTGTTTTCGGTAATAGTCTGATATTTATGTGTAAAATGAATTGACAGGTCAAAACGCTATTAGTTGGTGCTGATTATGTTGGTGATATTCCGTTGTACCAAAAAATTATAGCAGCTCTATTGACTGGTGAGTCAGTGGTACCTATTTTGCCACACTAAACTTTGTACATCTTCCATTTTTAGCTTTATGCTTCGTTTTGTCCATTTATAGGTACCACGCTTATAATTAATCTTTCTTATTTGttataaaaaaagatattttcTTTTGCTATAAACTCATATAAAAGCCTCTTACATCAACCAGGTGCTCTAGCTATTACAGTCGCTAATCCAACTGATCTTGTCAAAGTTCGGCTGCAAGCTGAAGGAAAATTTCCAGCCGGGATTGCCAGGCGTTATTATGGGACTTTGGATGCATACTACACCATAGTTAGAGAAGTCAGTTTTCTTAGAATGTTActattcttttcctttttttgagaaattaatttcCTTATCATATAAAGTTCTCAATAATCAGGAAGGACTAGCAGCACTGTGGACTGGGCTTGGTCCCAACATTGCACGAAATGCCATTGTAAATGCTGCTGAACTAGCCAGTTATGATCA containing:
- the LOC107954203 gene encoding mitochondrial uncoupling protein 2, yielding MVANEAIFLITQFHTSQLPIPHLQFLMADLKFSFAETFLCSAFAACFAEFCTIPLDTAKVRLQLQKKAVGDEVNLPKYRGLLGTMATIAKEERLSALWKGIVAGLHRQCIYGGLRIGLYEPVKTLLVGADYVGDIPLYQKIIAALLTGALAITVANPTDLVKVRLQAEGKFPAGIARRYYGTLDAYYTIVREEGLAALWTGLGPNIARNAIVNAAELASYDQVKQTILKIPGFSDNVLTHLLAGLGAGFFAVCIGSPIDVVKSRMMGDSGYKNTLDCFIRTLRNEGFLAFYKGFVPNFTRLGSWNVVMFLTLEQVKKAFRGELYYD